Proteins encoded by one window of Salicibibacter halophilus:
- a CDS encoding SDR family oxidoreductase: MKNLKNKVVIITGASSGIGKANALYLAENGAKVVLGDVREDRLQTVVDEIKREDGEVTSQVTDVKKRDQVEALVASGLDSFGRIDVIINCAGVMPQSYLSDTNYEEWERGIDTNIKGVLYGIGAVLPIMHKQESGHIINISSIGAHSVIPGGAVYSATKYAVKAITEGLRQEEAENGKNVRVTSISPGSIDTEFTHPIADPEIRAKFDALSEDAIEPESVARLIAFAINEEQHVALNEVIIRPTEQTL; encoded by the coding sequence ATGAAAAATTTAAAAAACAAAGTCGTTATCATTACAGGTGCTTCAAGTGGTATTGGAAAAGCAAATGCATTATACCTTGCAGAGAATGGAGCAAAAGTCGTTTTAGGGGATGTACGCGAAGATCGTTTGCAAACAGTCGTTGATGAGATTAAACGCGAAGACGGGGAAGTTACTTCGCAGGTGACAGATGTTAAAAAGCGAGATCAAGTCGAAGCACTTGTAGCTTCAGGTCTGGATAGCTTTGGTCGTATTGACGTGATCATAAACTGTGCCGGTGTCATGCCACAGTCCTATCTAAGTGATACCAATTACGAGGAATGGGAACGCGGGATAGATACAAATATTAAAGGAGTGCTTTATGGGATAGGGGCCGTTCTTCCCATCATGCATAAACAAGAATCAGGACACATCATTAACATTTCATCCATTGGCGCACATAGCGTTATACCGGGAGGCGCCGTATACAGCGCAACGAAATACGCCGTGAAAGCTATCACGGAAGGCTTGCGTCAGGAAGAGGCCGAAAACGGTAAAAATGTTCGTGTCACAAGCATCTCGCCCGGATCCATAGATACCGAATTTACTCATCCTATTGCAGATCCTGAAATCAGAGCCAAATTTGATGCATTAAGCGAAGATGCAATCGAACCTGAATCTGTTGCTCGTTTAATTGCTTTTGCCATTAACGAAGAACAACATGTTGCATTAAACGAGGTCATTATCCGCCCTACTGAGCAAACACTTTAA
- a CDS encoding cyclophilin-like fold protein: MEYRHLLISFADEQLKATIEDNATTRDFIEQLSMTINMHDLFNREKYAEISGLTVENTNTPHYSKGDISFYTPMETFVIYYKGDQEPLNGLVKMGEILKGVEILEDYPGDIEVTIDIE; this comes from the coding sequence ATGGAATATCGACACTTGCTCATTTCATTTGCGGATGAACAATTAAAGGCAACAATCGAAGACAACGCAACGACTAGGGACTTCATTGAACAGCTGTCCATGACGATTAATATGCATGACTTGTTTAATCGGGAAAAATATGCAGAAATAAGCGGTCTAACGGTTGAAAATACGAATACCCCGCATTACAGCAAAGGAGATATCTCCTTTTATACACCTATGGAAACCTTTGTCATTTATTACAAAGGCGATCAAGAACCATTAAATGGACTTGTGAAAATGGGAGAGATTTTAAAAGGTGTAGAGATACTTGAGGATTATCCGGGAGATATCGAAGTAACCATTGATATCGAATAA
- a CDS encoding DUF72 domain-containing protein yields the protein MEKQNCIHTVCDEPQAGEDWRAVRYLYDYGENELMEWVQYAKARQARGEQCTNIHEA from the coding sequence TTGGAAAAACAGAACTGCATACATACTGTTTGTGATGAGCCCCAGGCCGGTGAGGATTGGAGAGCGGTGCGTTATTTATATGACTATGGGGAAAATGAATTAATGGAATGGGTGCAATATGCAAAAGCCCGGCAGGCACGCGGCGAGCAATGCACAAACATTCATGAGGCTTGA
- a CDS encoding bifunctional metallophosphatase/5'-nucleotidase, protein MAEQKQLYMYHTNDLHSQLNQWPKIVHYLEKQKQHHQSRGENALFFDIGDHADRVHPITEATLGRGNIDLINASPIQYATIGNNEGVTFAKNTLERLYSPASFDVFLSNLYDEQGELPSWAKPAMTAETQGLVIGMMGLTASFYPFYDALGWDIQDPFLILDEELPKIREKADIVVLLSHLGLFRDEQIAASYEIDVILGSHTHHRLDPAPIVNGTLITQTGKLGTHVGKVELTYDTGIKEMTEASGQLVSMEGDLPRASHITKKLQELQSEAEWELNEVVATRKEPLAISWTEPSSFATFLAEQLKNWCRTDIAMIHSGLLLASLREGNITRHDLHRLCPHPINPCVVNVKGHQLTEAIHQSFTEKMIHLPLKGYGFRGHKLGRLAFAGLEVDVEKSPTGFYQVNGVYFQGRKIDESADYEVATADMLTFGTLYPSIAAGKDKRYFTPEFIRDLITWGLKNEDPV, encoded by the coding sequence ATGGCCGAACAAAAACAACTGTATATGTATCATACGAACGATTTGCATAGCCAGCTGAACCAATGGCCCAAAATCGTTCATTATTTGGAAAAACAAAAACAGCATCACCAATCACGCGGAGAAAATGCTTTGTTTTTTGATATCGGGGATCATGCCGACCGTGTTCATCCAATAACAGAGGCGACGTTGGGAAGAGGAAATATTGACTTGATTAATGCTTCTCCGATTCAATATGCAACGATAGGCAATAACGAAGGGGTCACATTTGCAAAAAATACACTGGAACGTCTGTATTCCCCTGCTAGCTTTGATGTCTTTTTAAGCAACCTGTATGACGAACAGGGGGAGCTGCCGTCATGGGCCAAACCGGCGATGACTGCGGAGACTCAAGGGCTTGTCATCGGAATGATGGGGCTTACAGCTTCTTTTTACCCTTTTTATGATGCATTGGGTTGGGATATTCAAGACCCTTTCCTTATTTTGGACGAAGAATTGCCTAAAATACGGGAAAAGGCCGATATTGTCGTGCTCCTCTCCCATCTGGGTTTATTTCGTGATGAACAAATCGCTGCTTCCTATGAAATCGATGTGATTCTGGGATCGCACACCCATCATCGTTTAGACCCGGCTCCCATCGTTAACGGTACGCTGATTACACAAACCGGTAAGTTAGGCACACATGTAGGCAAGGTGGAACTCACTTACGACACCGGAATAAAAGAAATGACCGAGGCATCCGGACAGCTTGTTTCGATGGAAGGGGACCTCCCAAGGGCAAGCCATATCACAAAAAAATTGCAGGAATTGCAATCGGAAGCGGAATGGGAACTAAATGAAGTGGTAGCGACACGAAAAGAACCGCTTGCGATATCATGGACCGAACCTTCCTCGTTCGCCACGTTTCTCGCTGAACAATTAAAAAATTGGTGCCGTACGGATATTGCGATGATCCATTCGGGGTTGCTATTGGCATCATTGCGCGAAGGAAACATTACAAGGCATGATCTGCACCGGCTTTGCCCTCATCCGATTAACCCTTGTGTCGTCAATGTGAAAGGGCATCAACTTACGGAAGCCATCCATCAATCGTTTACGGAGAAAATGATTCATCTCCCATTAAAAGGTTACGGGTTTCGCGGGCATAAACTTGGCCGCTTAGCGTTTGCAGGATTGGAAGTTGATGTTGAAAAATCACCGACAGGCTTCTATCAAGTGAACGGAGTTTATTTTCAAGGGAGAAAAATTGATGAAAGCGCAGATTATGAAGTAGCTACGGCTGATATGTTAACGTTTGGCACTTTATATCCTTCTATTGCCGCCGGCAAAGATAAACGCTACTTCACGCCCGAGTTTATTCGCGACCTCATTACGTGGGGATTAAAAAATGAAGATCCGGTTTAA
- a CDS encoding DUF2255 family protein produces the protein MPANWTQEQLATFSEADDLYISPFYSDGKTPGTPTWIWSVVVDNGLYVRAGNGQNSRWYQSAVEQKAGKIKLAGEEYNVIFQPTDNNPALTEKIDDAYKEKYSDSYYLPPILEKGPVSATVKILPRNE, from the coding sequence ATGCCAGCCAACTGGACGCAAGAGCAACTTGCCACTTTTTCCGAAGCAGATGATTTGTATATCTCACCATTTTATAGTGATGGAAAAACGCCTGGAACACCGACTTGGATTTGGTCCGTTGTTGTAGATAATGGCCTATATGTAAGAGCTGGTAACGGCCAAAATTCAAGATGGTATCAATCAGCTGTTGAGCAAAAGGCCGGAAAGATAAAATTAGCCGGTGAAGAATATAATGTTATTTTTCAACCTACAGATAATAATCCTGCATTAACAGAAAAGATAGACGACGCTTATAAGGAAAAATATAGTGACAGCTACTACCTTCCACCAATCTTAGAAAAAGGGCCCGTTAGTGCAACCGTAAAAATTTTACCTCGAAATGAATAA
- a CDS encoding ArgE/DapE family deacylase produces the protein METAIPSPISQKIDELWSEEMDFLQEISRFPSVSGKEKALQAYLADYLISELDLEVDRFTPDIKEIADHPGFSPPEWGYEESDVVIAKQPGPKDPIGKSLIFQGHTDVVSPEPLSLWSSDPWVPVFRDGKMYGRGVADMKAGVTAMIFAYKAILNAGYKPGADFMLQSVVDEERTGNGALASLEKGYTADGALIPEPFGLKAAKAQIGSLWFRISMNTAVKDKNINQVVNVVERSQVIISALQEYEKLMNERPKPDAFKDMPHPVDINIGSFHAGDFPSNVPVKAVMEGRVGLYPGQSINTVKKELEDCVLKAADEDPWLSKQPPEITFFGFHAEGAEMDDRSPFFQTLDDAHETVLQRPAERSVLSSTTDARFFNLYYDIPATCYGPDGGNFHEIDEWVDLNSVKQVTKIYAEFLARWCGLVPKEA, from the coding sequence ATGGAAACGGCAATACCAAGCCCTATTTCACAAAAAATTGATGAATTATGGTCGGAAGAAATGGACTTTTTACAGGAAATTAGTCGATTTCCGAGCGTCAGCGGAAAAGAAAAAGCATTGCAGGCTTACTTGGCTGATTACTTGATTTCAGAACTTGATCTGGAAGTCGACCGTTTTACACCTGATATCAAAGAAATTGCCGATCACCCAGGTTTTTCACCCCCTGAATGGGGATATGAAGAAAGTGATGTGGTCATCGCAAAACAACCCGGACCGAAAGATCCCATCGGAAAAAGTCTTATTTTTCAAGGGCACACGGATGTCGTTAGTCCAGAACCGCTCTCTTTATGGTCCAGTGATCCCTGGGTTCCTGTTTTCCGGGACGGCAAGATGTACGGCCGAGGCGTTGCTGATATGAAAGCCGGTGTCACCGCTATGATATTTGCCTACAAAGCCATTTTAAATGCAGGCTATAAGCCTGGAGCTGACTTTATGCTGCAAAGTGTTGTCGATGAAGAAAGAACGGGAAACGGCGCCTTGGCCTCTCTAGAAAAAGGGTACACTGCCGACGGCGCACTCATCCCGGAACCATTCGGCTTAAAAGCTGCAAAGGCCCAAATCGGAAGCCTCTGGTTTCGAATCAGCATGAACACAGCGGTGAAGGACAAAAACATTAATCAGGTTGTCAACGTCGTAGAAAGAAGCCAAGTCATCATTTCTGCTTTACAGGAATACGAGAAGCTGATGAATGAACGTCCGAAGCCGGACGCCTTTAAAGATATGCCCCATCCGGTGGACATTAACATTGGATCTTTCCATGCCGGAGATTTCCCTTCCAATGTCCCTGTGAAAGCAGTGATGGAAGGAAGAGTCGGGTTATACCCCGGTCAATCGATCAACACAGTGAAAAAAGAGTTGGAAGACTGTGTGTTGAAAGCAGCAGACGAGGACCCATGGCTCTCCAAACAACCGCCGGAAATCACTTTCTTCGGTTTCCATGCCGAAGGTGCTGAAATGGATGACCGGTCCCCATTTTTTCAAACACTGGACGATGCCCACGAGACCGTATTACAGCGACCGGCTGAACGTTCCGTTTTATCATCCACGACTGATGCGCGATTTTTTAATTTATACTATGACATCCCCGCGACTTGTTACGGCCCGGACGGCGGAAACTTTCATGAAATTGACGAATGGGTTGATTTGAACAGTGTGAAGCAAGTGACGAAAATATATGCCGAATTTTTAGCCCGATGGTGCGGGTTAGTACCGAAGGAGGCTTAA
- a CDS encoding YunC family protein, which produces MLHMEPVNIDGVGFQAVTMKLPKTNFMAVTNDVGYIMCGALDVQLLNEKLADREIVAGRAVGVRTVDQLLEAPLESVTLAAEARGIHAGMSGREALLRMQE; this is translated from the coding sequence ATGTTGCATATGGAACCGGTAAATATAGATGGTGTCGGCTTTCAGGCGGTTACGATGAAACTCCCGAAAACGAATTTTATGGCAGTGACCAATGATGTCGGTTATATTATGTGTGGCGCGTTAGATGTGCAGCTGTTGAATGAAAAGTTGGCGGATCGCGAAATTGTCGCCGGCCGCGCGGTTGGTGTGCGAACGGTGGACCAACTGCTGGAGGCTCCTTTGGAGTCGGTGACGCTTGCAGCCGAAGCCCGTGGAATTCACGCGGGGATGAGCGGCCGTGAAGCGTTGTTGAGAATGCAGGAATGA